The Saliniradius amylolyticus DNA segment TTTGTTCTCCACTTAAGCTGATGTTCAATTGTTTGAATTGGTGTACCCGGACTTAAACCGACGCCGTTGGCGTGCGGTTCTTAATGATTCCCCGTCTGTTGGTACACAAGGCGCTATTTGTGTCTTGAGTCAACACATCCCTGATGCACCGCCCCCCCCAGCTCACACGTCCTGTGTTCGCGTTGCGCCCGGGTACCAATTATCTCAATGATTTTTTCTCCACTTAAGCTGATGTGCTGCTATTTGACTCACCGAACCCAGACTTAAACCGACGCCGTTGGCACAAGATACAAGCGATTAAAATTCGCGCTCCTTATTACGTTATTTTCCTTCTCTAGCCAGTGGGCGGTCTTTTGCTGCGCAGTGCATTGCCATCCAAAGGCATGTTGTTGCCGTTTGGGCGATATATTTCCACCGATAATGGCCTTGTCAAAATATTGTCTATCGCTGGATAGCAAGGCAGCTATGCGCTCCAGAGATGTCTCCTTCTTGGCATCTAACTTGCAGTCTCTCAGTGTTGCTCTTTGAAGCAACCAATACCATCGATATTTATTATTGGGAGACCATTCAATGATTCAATTAAAAAAAATACTTCCTGCGCTGGCAGTGATATTCGCTTTTTCTTCTTTCGCTGCAGTGATCTCTGACAGCTCGCTAACTGATCTGGAAGTAAAGGGTAGTGAACTGATTGCTTGTAGCATCTGTTTCGGAAAGGGCGGTCTTGAGCCACCGGTTTATTCGTAACTTATCCACACTTATACGAATAGGTTGGGGTAACCTGAGAATGATCTATACATGGTTACCCAAACCTCCTTTACTTCTCTCTCGTTAGTGTGCCAGACTTACATTCCTTTCTGAAAAATCAAGTTGATAGAATCGAGTGGTTGACTGGTTATCCCATTTGGCGAGAAGTATCGTATTTCTCGACATACTTGCAGTATTAATTGTTGTTGTTTTTGGTAGGGCTAATCGTCCGATCTCTATGGTATTGTTTACGATTCTCCTTCTAAGGTTGGTTGAGGGTTTTTTCCTTATAGGGATGGAGGCGATCTGGCATGTAGAGGAGTATAAGACACTCATCAGGTTTGGCTGGTATTTGGGTTATGCCCTGATTTATATGAGCTGCTTCTTTTCTATCGTCTCCAATACGTTTAACAATGGTTTAAATAAGCTTGCTACCGTGCAATTATTGTTGGGGAGCCTGTTTTTCATGGGAACCCTGGAAGTGGCCCGCTATGTCGACAGGTTCATAATAAAGTCTGATGCACTCGGTGTGTTTTACGCGTCATCACAGGCTATCTGCAACCTTATTGTGACCGCTTGCGCCGTGATGATCGCTGTCAAAGTGTTAGCGGGAAAACTCTATTATAAAAAAGACTTGTACGCAGATTACCTCTAAACAGACGCGACTTCTGTTTCGGGCTTTAATCTAAGATGTGGCAAGCTCTTGCTTTAATGGCAACCGGGACAATGAAGACTTTTAAGGTTGTTCGACATATACGATTCGTACGTACGGAAGCTGATTATCCCTCCACAATTTTTGTATTCTGAGTAATCTTTCTGCGCTTTGCCGGTCAATAAAGAGTAAGTCGTTTATTGATTGAGGTGAAGTGTGAAGCTAATCAAGACTGTAGCCATACTACTGGTAACTGTGCTTTCATCCGGTGCGCTGTCTGCCAAAGAGCAGGTTGCGACCTTGGCGGGGGGGTGCTTTTGGTGTGTTGAGGAGGCTTTCGAACAGCTTGAGGGCGTACGGGAAGTCGTGTCTGGGTACACGGGAGGAACGGAAGCTCACCCCACCTATCAGCAGGTCTCATCGGGCAGTACAGGCCACACCGAAGCGGTGCAGGTTTACTACGATCCCGATGTGATTTCCTATGCAGGATTGCTGCAAAAGTTTTGGCGAATCATGGATCCCACTGATGCAGACGGGCAGTTTGTGGATCGGGGGCAGCAATACCGGCCTGAAATCTTCTATCACAATGACCTGCAGCAGCAGGTTGCTGAGGCATCGAAGCAGTGGCTACAACAGTACGGGCCTTTTGAGCAGTCCATCGTGGTGCCGGTCACCCCTTTTTCTGAATTCTATCGTGCTGAGGAATATCACCAGGACTATTATAAAAAAAATCCACTACGTTATAAGTTCTACACTTTTAACTCCGGGCGTTACGATTTTGTCGAGCGGCATTGGGGAGAGACCAGTGGTGTGGACTACCAGCGCTTCACCAATGATAATCCGGGCGGTATGACGCAGGCCGATAGCCGCTATCAAGTGCCTGCTAAAGCTCGACTCAAAGAACAGCTGACGCCCATGCAATATAGGGTCACCCAGCAGGATGAGACTGAGCCGCCATTTGACAACGCCTATTGGGACAATAAGGCGTCCGGTATCTATGTTGATGTGGTCAGTGGTGAGCCATTGTTTTCTTCGGCTGATAAGTACCGTTCCGGTACTGGCTGGCCGAGCTTTACCCGGCCAATCCGACCTGATGCCGTTGTCAGACGGGAAGATAACAGTTGGTTTATCAGTCGGACCGAAATCAGAAGCCGAATTGCCGACTCTCATCTGGGGCATGTGTTCGCCGATGGTCCTGAGCCGACGGGGCTTCGCTATTGTATGAACTCTGCGGCTTTGGAGTTTATTCCGCTGTCCGTCATGAAGGAACGGGGCTATGATGACTATATCGCTGATGTCACCGGTAAGGCTGACTCACAAAACTAAAACGACAGTTAAAAGAAATATCTTTAATTTTCAATAAGTCTGACATATTCTGGAACTTGTAACCGAACCTGTTTGTAAACAGCTATGAAAAATCAAAAACAAATTCAGTCAGAAATTAAAAAGCTCAAGAAAAAGCGTGATAAAACTCAGCGGGAACTTGAAGCTCGTGAGGTCTCGGAAGGAGTAGAGGAAGAGTTTCTGGAAACCCAGCGCGCTATGATTGAAGCCCTGGACATGGAGATCGATGAGCTGTACGAGCAGCTCGAGCAAATCCACTGAGTGCAGAAGTTAAAAACTGGATTACCATTTGTACTTCTCGTGGTCCCGCAATGCGGCTGGTCGGCAGGAAATGGGGTATCGTGATAACGCTGGTTATGTGCGCCGGCTTGTTGCCTCTCTCTGGGGCCCGTCGATAAAGGCTGACACCTGTGCGTATCCTGCGATAAGCTAATCTTACCTGTAAAAGTTAGGCTACCTATACCGATGAGAAAGACGCTCCTTGTCCTAGGGACACTTTTATTGACTGCGCCGCTACACGCAAAACTGTTGTGGCAGGATTTTAGTGCGACGTACCTGTATGGCGAAAATTACCGAGTTGGTGACAGTCGCCGGGCTGTGCTGACCTTTGAGCATGCATCAGGTGCTAGTTGGGGTGATAGCTTTTTCTTTCTGGATCACTTACGTTCTCGCGATGGTGGTCGGGAAAATTACGCCGAGTGGTCACCTCGTTTAAGCGGCTGCAAGTTAGAGATTTATTGCCCTGAAAAAGGGGGGCTCATCAAGGATGTGTTGTTCGCCAATACGGTAGAAATGGCCGAGCATGCGACTCACTTTCTTCATGGCGTTGGTCTGGATTTAAATATTCCAGGGTTCCAATACTTACAGGTGAACACCTATCGACGCAATAATGACCAGGTTGAGGACAACTGGCAGTTGACCACAGTCTGGGGATATCCTTTCTCAATCGGACAACAAGCATTTTTGTTTGATGGCTTTCTGGATTGGTTTTCCAGTACAGAAGACCAGCGTGCCAGCATGAACTGGACATCCCAGCTCAAATGGAATGCAGGCAAAGCCATGGGACTGGAAGAGCGTCTCTATCTCGGGGTTGAGTATGTGTACTGGCGCAATAAATTCGGCATTGCCGATACACTGGGCTTTCCGACTCATGAGTCTAATGTCAATCTGTTAGTGAAATATCACTTTTAACAGACTCGCGCGGAATTCATTTTTAGGGGCGTGAATGGATCGGTAACGGAGTTAGCTTCCGATAGTCTGCACGCTCAGTAAAAGAGACAGTAGACTTAGAGAGTGTTGCCCAAAGCCGTCATCGTTGGCGGCTTTTTTGATCGAAATCACCTCAGTTCTGGTTGGTTTTGAGCTAATCTGATGGATAACTGGGGGATAAGGAAGACGAATGTCTCGTTGGCTACTACTCATAGCATTATGGTTTCACTGTGAAGCTGGATTGGCTGCAGCCAAGGTATCCATTACAGTATTTGATAATCATGAGGAATTCACACGTCTGTCGCCTGCTTATGGACTGTCATGGACACTGCTCGAACAAGCAGCACGAAAGGCAGAAATTCAGTTTGATAAAAGAAGTACGGTTTGGTTGGGGGCTCAGCGGCGAGTCAAGGCGCATAAGTCGGATCTGGCTTTTGGGGCACTGTACTCCGAAGAGCGGGCAAAGTGGGCTTATTTCAGCTTGCCCATGGCAACCGAATCTTCTGCCCTCTATGTGCCAGCTCATGTTAACGCCGGCCCTATTGATTACAAGGACAGTATTGTGGGTGTCTCGAACGGCTCAATACAACATCGTTATGCTCAGAAAAAAGGGTTTAACCAAATTTACCCGGCACGTTCGGCGTTTGACCTTTTCGCCGCCTTAAACGGCCAGCGCATTGACTATGCGCTGTTATCCGACGCGTTTGTGCGAGTCTATTGTCAGAGTCACGAGGTCGATTTGTGCCCTAAACGAGTGACCGAATCCTTGATTCATACGACGGTACATTTTGTCACCGCCAACGATAACCGGCCTATGATTAACGTGGTAAAGCGGCTCAACCAGGCACTGCTTAGTATGGGGGACTCACCACAAGTTAAAGCTCTATTTGAACGATATGGCTTTAGCAATGATCAGTATCAGCAGTGGCTGGATTTAATTCAGTCTTCACCGAAACTCAACCGGCCTTAGCGACTAACACGGCCCGAATTGGAGCTGGATAGCCTTCGATGGTCTTGTTCTGATCGGCTGGGTCTAAAAAGTTGGCTAATGAATGACTGGTCATCCAGCTAGTGCTGCGCTGCTCATCTACGGTCGTTTGATTGATATCCACCACTTTAATATCGCTAAAGCCAACCCGGGTTAACCACTGAGTTAACGCGGCTGTGCTGGGAATAAACCAGACATTTCGCATCTGCGCATAGCGCTCACCAGGGACCAGTACACTGTGCTCATCGCCCTCGATAACCAGGGTTTCCAGCACCAATTCACCATCTTTTTTAAGTAAGCCTTTTAGCTGGTATAGAAAGTCGACGGGGCTGCGTCGGTGATAGAATACGCCCATGGAGAACACCGTATCCAACGCTTTTAATTCCGGCAGATGTTCGATGCCAAGGGGCAACAGGTTAATATTACCGGCTGGATAAAAGTGTTTAATGGCCTGGAATTGCAGGAAAAACGGCAGGTAAGGGTCAACACCAATGACCTCTCGGGCGCCTTCTCCAAGCATCCGCCACAGGTGATATCCGCTACCACAGCCAATATCCAGCACTGTCTTATTCGCTAGAGGACGGATGTGAGGCAAGACTCGGTCCCACTTCCAGTCTGAACGCCACTCCGTATCCAGATGAATACCGTGAATATGGAAGGGGCCTTTACGCCAAGGCTTAAAGCGTTGCAGCAGGCCGGTGATTTGCTTTTGGGTATACTCTTCTACCTTTTGACCGGAGCCGATTTTTACCTGAGTTTGTAAGTCCACCTCGTCGGCGTCCAGATCCGGCAGCTTGCCGATAAGTTTCAGGCCTTTTTGTAACTCTTGCTTATTGGTCTGCTGCCATTGGGCAAGCTGAGCGGGCAGGGTGGTCAGCCAGTGGCCAAGCTCCGTTGATGCAATACGCGTGTAGAATTCGCTAAAGGCAGGGAGAGTGTTATTCATTTGATGGCCACCATTGAGGCAAAATTAAAGCATTTGAACCACAATACAACGTCCTTAAAGCCCGCTTGAGTGAGCCTTTCATGGTGGGCATCAAAGCTGTCGATGCGCATCACGTTTTCCAGAGCGGTGCGCTTCTGGCTGATCTCTAATTCACTGTAACCATTGCGACGCTTAAATTCGTGGTGCAGTTCGACCAGTAGTTCATTGCCTTGGGTTGTGGAATGACTGAGTTTCTCCGACAGTATCAGAATACCGCCCTCCACCATGCCCGCGTAGATCCTGGCAAGCAAACTCTGGCGCTGCTCGGGTGGGATGAACTGTAAGGTAAAGTTCATAACGACCACCGAGGCATTTTTTATGTTGATATTTTGAAGGTCGTCACAGACGACAGAAATGGGCGTCTCGGACTTGTAAGCCTGAATATGACGTTGACATTTTTCCACCATGGCTTCGGAGTTGTCCACCGCCACGATGTCGGTATTATTCGACTGTACATAGCGGCTCATAGACAAACTGGCCGCGCCCAGCGAGCAGCCTAAGTCGTACAAGCGAGTATCTGGCTGGGCGTAGTGTCCGGCAAGTTGGCCGATGGCATCCACAATGGTGTTGTAGCCCGGTACCGAGCGTTGAATCATGTCCGGAAAGACTTCAGCCACGCTCTCATCAAAGCGAAAGTCGCTAACCTGAGCCATAGGGCTGGAATAGATGGTGTCTTGTGGGGTTGCCATAATCTGCTTGTATTGCCGGAAGATGGCGGGATTTTAGCGGAATTAGCGTTGAAAGAAAAAGGCTGGCTCCTGACGTAGAGCCAGCAAGGTCGGTAAAAGTGCAGGCAGCCTCTTAAAAACTGTACTTGGCGGAAAACTGTAATCTGTCCATGTCACCGTCGGTTCCGGACTCCAACTCCCGGGTTGCTTTGGCGTACTCAACACCAAAGGTGAGAGCGGGGGTGGGAGAATACAAAGCATTTATGCGCAAACTGTTGGTCATCTTCGTCGCGTTTGCGCCGGTCAGGGCGGTATCGTTGTCGGCGTTAAAGAACGAATAGCTTAAGCTGGAGCGCCACTGTTCGCTCCACCAGTGACGATAAGCCACCAGACCGCCGGTAGCATCTATGGCTTCAAGCTCACCATTGGCATCTAAAACGGCGCCGTTGGCGGTATTCAGTCCCAGGTAGCGTCCGAGGCCAGAGCCGGAGTTAATCATTAGCTTGAGGTCGTCACGGCCGATGTTGATCTTAGCTGAAAGACTCAGGCCTACGGCGGTAATACTGTCATCAATATTGCTTGCCGTATCTTCATAGGACAGCTGACGTAATAAGCCTGCCAGGCTGATGTGCCCCCAGCCTCCTTTGTAGGTATAACGGGCGACGAAGTCCGGTACGGCGTTATCATCGGCGATAATTCGTCCACCGCCGCCAAAAGGGGTGATGGTCGTTTCTGGATTTTCGATGGCAATAGCAAAGCCGCCATTGGTATAGCGAATCATGGCTTGGCGCACAAAGATAGTACCATCGGTGGCACCAATAAAGTCCAGAGTTTCCGGTAGCACGGCCACGTCCTGAAAGGTACTCCAGCTCTGGCCAAACAACCAGTTATCGTATTGCAGGCTGGCGATCCTGATTCTGGGGCTGTAGGAATTGGAGATGCGCTCGTCACCATTTGGGGTGGCCATAAAGTCCATTTCGATACGGGTAGTGATAGCTTTGCCGTTATCCAGTGAGGTTTTGGTCCCAAGCTTAAAGCGGCTCTGACGGGCGTGCATATCAAAAGCGGTACTTTCCTCTACACCTTCAACGGGAACCAGTGCCGGAATATAAAAATCGCGACCTATATTGCCTGAGGAAAGATCGCCATCGGAATACTGGCTGGCGATGGCATCGAGTTTTATGTATCCACCGTAGCTGAATTCTGTATTGTTTAATGCATCGGCCCCAACGGGTAGAGTACACGCAGCCAACAATGCGGTCAGTGTGGTTATTGTTTTCACGGTTATGTCCTCGCAAACTATGACAATGTCACTGTTGTGTACGAATGGGGAGACCTCAATCTGACCTTGGTCGTATAGACCTAAGTCGAAGACAGTTCGGTTTTTGTTAAGCGAGTATTAATAGGGGCTGGACTGTGTTCTACCCTTTATTTACAAGTTGTTAGACTATGGTCTAATACTGTCAGTCAAGTAACGGCCTACCATAAACAAAAATTTTACAAACAGAACATTCTGGAGAGTGACTATGTCCCATCAAACGCATCCTGTGTCTTCTTATCCCAAACGTCCGACACACGCCGATGACGCCGAGTACCAGCGCCTGTATCAATGGTCTGTCGATGACCCTGAGGGATTTTGGGCTGAGCAGGGGAAGCGTCTGGACTGGAGCACTCCTTTTACTCAGGTAAAAAATACCCGCTTCACCCGTGACGATGTAAGCATCAAATGGTTTGAAGATGGCGAGCTTAATGTGGCTTACAACTGTATTGACCGCCATGCCAAAGCGAATCCCGATGCAACCGCCATCATTTGGGAGGGAGATTCGCCCGAGGAAGACAAGAAAATAAGCTACCAGCAACTGCAAGACGAAGTCTGCAAGTTGGCTAATGGCATGAAAAAGCTGGGAGTAGGCAAAGGTGATCGGGTCATCATCTATATGCCTATGGTGCCTGAAGCAGCCTACGCGATGCTGGCCTGTGCCCGTATCGGAGCCGTTCACTCGGTGATATTTGGTGGCTTCTCGCCCAATGCCATTGCCGATCGCATCGACGATTGTCAGGCCAAGCTGGTGATCACAGCCAACTTCAACCGTCGCGGCGGTAAACAGATGGAACTGAAGTCTAATGTCGATAAAGCATTGGAACGTGAGGATACCCGCTGTATCGAAAAAGTCATCACATTGAACAATGTGGACAGTGATACCGTGATGCAGCAAGGACGTGATATCTGGTGGCATGAATTAGTGGCTGATATCGACAGCTATTGTGAGCCTGAACCCATGAATGCGGAAGACCCGCTGTTTGTGCTGTATACCTCCGGCTCAACCGGTAAGCCCAAAGGAGTGGTGCACACCACAGGCGGTTATCTGGTGTACGCGTCGCTCACTCATCAATATGTATTCGATTATCAACCCGGGGATGTGTACTGGTGCGCCGCCGATGTCGGCTGGATCACCGGCCATACTTATATTGTCTACGGCCCGCTGGCCAATGGCGCACAAACGTTGATGTTTGAAGGGGTGCCCACTTATCCGGATGTTCGCCGTATGGCTCAGATTGTCGATAAGCATCAGGTGAATATTCTGTATACCGCGCCAACGGCCATTCGGGCTCTTATGGCCAAAGGCGATTTTCCTTCCGAGGGCACGAATCGCAGCTCATTGAAAATATTAGGCAGTGTGGGTGAGCCCATTAACCCCGAAGCCTGGGAGTGGTACCACAATAAGATCGGTAACGGTCAGTGCCCCATCGTGGATACCTGGTGGCAGACCGAGACCGGCGGCATTATGATTACGCCGTTGCCTGGGGCCACCGACCTTAAACCAGGCTCAGCGACACGGCCTTTCTTCGGTGTGAAACCGGCACTGGTAGACTCCGAGGGACAGTTCCTTGAAGGTGCGACCGAGGGGAATCTGGTGATC contains these protein-coding regions:
- the msrB gene encoding peptide-methionine (R)-S-oxide reductase MsrB, with product MKTVAILLVTVLSSGALSAKEQVATLAGGCFWCVEEAFEQLEGVREVVSGYTGGTEAHPTYQQVSSGSTGHTEAVQVYYDPDVISYAGLLQKFWRIMDPTDADGQFVDRGQQYRPEIFYHNDLQQQVAEASKQWLQQYGPFEQSIVVPVTPFSEFYRAEEYHQDYYKKNPLRYKFYTFNSGRYDFVERHWGETSGVDYQRFTNDNPGGMTQADSRYQVPAKARLKEQLTPMQYRVTQQDETEPPFDNAYWDNKASGIYVDVVSGEPLFSSADKYRSGTGWPSFTRPIRPDAVVRREDNSWFISRTEIRSRIADSHLGHVFADGPEPTGLRYCMNSAALEFIPLSVMKERGYDDYIADVTGKADSQN
- a CDS encoding DUF5020 family protein encodes the protein MTAPLHAKLLWQDFSATYLYGENYRVGDSRRAVLTFEHASGASWGDSFFFLDHLRSRDGGRENYAEWSPRLSGCKLEIYCPEKGGLIKDVLFANTVEMAEHATHFLHGVGLDLNIPGFQYLQVNTYRRNNDQVEDNWQLTTVWGYPFSIGQQAFLFDGFLDWFSSTEDQRASMNWTSQLKWNAGKAMGLEERLYLGVEYVYWRNKFGIADTLGFPTHESNVNLLVKYHF
- a CDS encoding substrate-binding periplasmic protein; its protein translation is MSRWLLLIALWFHCEAGLAAAKVSITVFDNHEEFTRLSPAYGLSWTLLEQAARKAEIQFDKRSTVWLGAQRRVKAHKSDLAFGALYSEERAKWAYFSLPMATESSALYVPAHVNAGPIDYKDSIVGVSNGSIQHRYAQKKGFNQIYPARSAFDLFAALNGQRIDYALLSDAFVRVYCQSHEVDLCPKRVTESLIHTTVHFVTANDNRPMINVVKRLNQALLSMGDSPQVKALFERYGFSNDQYQQWLDLIQSSPKLNRP
- the cmoB gene encoding tRNA 5-methoxyuridine(34)/uridine 5-oxyacetic acid(34) synthase CmoB, giving the protein MNNTLPAFSEFYTRIASTELGHWLTTLPAQLAQWQQTNKQELQKGLKLIGKLPDLDADEVDLQTQVKIGSGQKVEEYTQKQITGLLQRFKPWRKGPFHIHGIHLDTEWRSDWKWDRVLPHIRPLANKTVLDIGCGSGYHLWRMLGEGAREVIGVDPYLPFFLQFQAIKHFYPAGNINLLPLGIEHLPELKALDTVFSMGVFYHRRSPVDFLYQLKGLLKKDGELVLETLVIEGDEHSVLVPGERYAQMRNVWFIPSTAALTQWLTRVGFSDIKVVDINQTTVDEQRSTSWMTSHSLANFLDPADQNKTIEGYPAPIRAVLVAKAG
- the cmoA gene encoding carboxy-S-adenosyl-L-methionine synthase CmoA, giving the protein MATPQDTIYSSPMAQVSDFRFDESVAEVFPDMIQRSVPGYNTIVDAIGQLAGHYAQPDTRLYDLGCSLGAASLSMSRYVQSNNTDIVAVDNSEAMVEKCQRHIQAYKSETPISVVCDDLQNINIKNASVVVMNFTLQFIPPEQRQSLLARIYAGMVEGGILILSEKLSHSTTQGNELLVELHHEFKRRNGYSELEISQKRTALENVMRIDSFDAHHERLTQAGFKDVVLWFKCFNFASMVAIK
- a CDS encoding DcaP family trimeric outer membrane transporter translates to MKTITTLTALLAACTLPVGADALNNTEFSYGGYIKLDAIASQYSDGDLSSGNIGRDFYIPALVPVEGVEESTAFDMHARQSRFKLGTKTSLDNGKAITTRIEMDFMATPNGDERISNSYSPRIRIASLQYDNWLFGQSWSTFQDVAVLPETLDFIGATDGTIFVRQAMIRYTNGGFAIAIENPETTITPFGGGGRIIADDNAVPDFVARYTYKGGWGHISLAGLLRQLSYEDTASNIDDSITAVGLSLSAKINIGRDDLKLMINSGSGLGRYLGLNTANGAVLDANGELEAIDATGGLVAYRHWWSEQWRSSLSYSFFNADNDTALTGANATKMTNSLRINALYSPTPALTFGVEYAKATRELESGTDGDMDRLQFSAKYSF
- the acs gene encoding acetate--CoA ligase; translated protein: MSHQTHPVSSYPKRPTHADDAEYQRLYQWSVDDPEGFWAEQGKRLDWSTPFTQVKNTRFTRDDVSIKWFEDGELNVAYNCIDRHAKANPDATAIIWEGDSPEEDKKISYQQLQDEVCKLANGMKKLGVGKGDRVIIYMPMVPEAAYAMLACARIGAVHSVIFGGFSPNAIADRIDDCQAKLVITANFNRRGGKQMELKSNVDKALEREDTRCIEKVITLNNVDSDTVMQQGRDIWWHELVADIDSYCEPEPMNAEDPLFVLYTSGSTGKPKGVVHTTGGYLVYASLTHQYVFDYQPGDVYWCAADVGWITGHTYIVYGPLANGAQTLMFEGVPTYPDVRRMAQIVDKHQVNILYTAPTAIRALMAKGDFPSEGTNRSSLKILGSVGEPINPEAWEWYHNKIGNGQCPIVDTWWQTETGGIMITPLPGATDLKPGSATRPFFGVKPALVDSEGQFLEGATEGNLVITDSWPGQSRTVWGDHERFMQTYFSAYDDLYFTGDGARRDEDGYYWITGRVDDVLNVSGHRLGTAEIESSLVAHSAIAEAAVVGYPHDIKGQGIYVYLMPTDGTEVTEELTKEVRQWVRDDLSPIATPDFIQWTTGLPKTRSGKIMRRILRKIATNEHEALGDTSTLADPAVVDSLIENRLNR